The following are from one region of the Capsicum annuum cultivar UCD-10X-F1 chromosome 1, UCD10Xv1.1, whole genome shotgun sequence genome:
- the LOC107867655 gene encoding mucin-2-like, whose translation MDSTSSFLFNIPTKTLTQKHFSTSASFPLSQNALSQEASAATPLSPPISSRTSPIPASPATNQMTPATSRLNHRIKLRRHQQRRTNPAPPLAFFVPPPPASSATSQRRPSSTPEATRARPPVLRTRNKTNTFRMKSDCSWIY comes from the exons atgGATTCAACATCCTCTTTCCTTTTTAATATCCCAACCAAAACCCTAACCCAAAAACATTTCTCAACATCCGCCTCTTTCCCTCTCTCTCAAAACGCTCTCTCTCAAGAAGCAAGCGCCGCCACCCCTCTCTCTCCTCCGATCTCTTCGCGGACCAGCCCCATTCCAGCGTCGCCGGCGACCAACCAGATGACCCCAGCGACTAGCCGCCTCAACCACCGAATAAAGCTCCGCCGCCACCAGCAGCGGCGAACCAACCCAGCGCCGCCGCTGGCTTTCTTCGTTCCTCCTCCTCCAGCTTCCAGCGCTACCAGTCAACGACGACCATCCTCCACGCCGGAAGCCACGCGAGCCAGACCTCCGGTCCTCAGAACGAGAAATAAGACGAACACCTTTCGG ATGAAATCTGATTGTAGCTGGATATATTAA